From a region of the Sinorhizobium sp. B11 genome:
- a CDS encoding sulfite exporter TauE/SafE family protein, whose amino-acid sequence MSDLSITFLAAVTATFFVAGIVKGVTGMGLPTVAMGVLGVLTSPLTAASLLIAPSSVTNIWQLFAGPSLLPLLRRFWPMMAAVVAGTLLGSALLTTGDTSLTTRALGAALMLYAAYALFGRQIRVPPAMEPWLSPVMGAATGLVTGGTGVFVIPAVPYLQALALEKDDLVQALGLSFTVSTFALAASLGLRGAFEAGNLAISCLAILPALAGMWAGQVLRGRIAPDTFRRGFLFCLLLLGAEMCLVPR is encoded by the coding sequence ATGTCCGATCTTTCCATTACCTTTCTCGCAGCAGTCACCGCCACGTTCTTTGTCGCCGGCATCGTCAAGGGTGTCACCGGCATGGGACTTCCGACGGTCGCAATGGGTGTCCTGGGTGTTTTGACCTCGCCGCTGACGGCGGCAAGCCTGCTGATTGCGCCGTCGTCAGTGACCAATATCTGGCAGTTGTTCGCGGGGCCAAGCTTGCTTCCGCTTCTGCGACGGTTCTGGCCGATGATGGCGGCAGTTGTTGCGGGAACGCTTCTCGGATCGGCATTGCTGACCACAGGCGATACCAGCCTGACGACCAGAGCTCTCGGCGCCGCGCTGATGCTCTATGCCGCCTATGCGCTGTTCGGCCGCCAGATCCGCGTGCCACCGGCGATGGAACCTTGGCTTTCGCCCGTCATGGGTGCTGCCACCGGACTGGTGACCGGCGGTACCGGCGTCTTCGTTATTCCCGCCGTACCCTATCTGCAGGCGCTCGCGCTTGAGAAGGATGATCTGGTCCAGGCGCTCGGCCTGTCCTTTACCGTCTCGACGTTCGCCCTTGCGGCGTCGCTCGGGCTGCGTGGCGCCTTCGAAGCGGGCAATCTTGCGATCTCCTGCCTCGCCATCCTTCCGGCGCTGGCCGGCATGTGGGCGGGGCAGGTGCTGCGAGGGCGAATTGCGCCCGACA
- a CDS encoding LysR family transcriptional regulator, which translates to MRFDLTDLRLFLAVVDAGSITHGAADAGLSLAAASERLRDMEALGEVALLERGRRGVSPTEAGEALAHHARLILGQIRQMHGELGEYARGLRSTISILANTAAISEHLPEKLAHWMAANPQVDLQLKERQSVEIARSVAAGHAEIGILSAAADMAGLTARPFATDRLVVVAGSGHPLARESSVRFADLAGEHFIALAGGALQDHIDTQASRIGVRLKIRVRLRDFEAICRLAGAGTGIGIVPDTAARRAKRSCGIVVIGLADDWATRRLVVCTAQGADLPVHARNLLDHLTSA; encoded by the coding sequence ATGCGTTTCGATCTGACCGACCTTCGCCTGTTCCTGGCCGTCGTCGATGCCGGCAGCATCACCCATGGGGCGGCGGATGCTGGCTTGTCGCTTGCAGCTGCGAGCGAACGCCTGCGCGACATGGAGGCGCTTGGCGAAGTCGCCCTGCTGGAGCGCGGCCGGCGCGGCGTCTCGCCGACTGAGGCCGGCGAGGCACTTGCTCATCATGCCCGCCTGATCCTCGGCCAGATCAGGCAGATGCACGGCGAACTCGGCGAATATGCACGCGGGCTGCGCTCGACGATCAGCATTCTCGCCAACACGGCCGCCATATCGGAACATCTGCCAGAAAAGCTGGCTCACTGGATGGCCGCCAACCCGCAGGTGGATCTGCAATTGAAGGAGCGCCAGAGCGTCGAGATTGCGAGAAGTGTCGCAGCCGGCCATGCCGAGATCGGCATCCTCTCTGCCGCGGCTGACATGGCCGGCCTGACGGCGAGACCTTTCGCGACCGATCGGCTTGTCGTCGTCGCAGGCAGCGGCCATCCTCTGGCGCGGGAAAGCAGCGTCCGTTTCGCCGACCTTGCCGGAGAACATTTCATCGCGCTTGCCGGCGGCGCCCTTCAGGATCACATCGATACCCAGGCGAGCCGCATCGGCGTCAGGCTAAAGATCCGCGTGCGGCTGCGCGATTTCGAGGCCATCTGCCGGCTGGCCGGTGCAGGCACCGGCATCGGCATCGTGCCGGATACGGCCGCCCGCCGCGCGAAGCGGTCATGCGGAATTGTCGTGATCGGTCTGGCGGACGATTGGGCAACCCGACGGCTGGTGGTCTGCACGGCGCAAGGCGCGGACCTGCCGGTTCACGCCCGCAACCTTCTGGACCATCTGACATCGGCCTGA
- a CDS encoding alpha/beta hydrolase — protein sequence MSMLFRNELHEDFGSWPIAYIPYGGADFGEIRAVAETVGDGDDGAFYQAWISAGDRLKEEAEAALSRGHKVSARELYLRASVFYAASYHPLYGAPVDPRLLSAFRKQTDALERGLALSAPTIEPLAIPFGKTPMPGYFVPAQGLEHEVRPIVIFNNGYDCTITDTYFACAVAASRRGYHSLLFDGPGQGAMLYEHGIPLRPDWDVVIRAVVDFAVNHSLVDPDRIALSGWSLGGLLAPRGAAGEPRIAALIADPGTWSIADGFRRVIIQKFGVPAEAAADLGALDQKLLDTMDAFLRANPVLNWKVVQRGFWVHGVDNLRAFLASAELFTMRGHAERIQCPTLITQAENDGLAADAGFFFDALRGPKTLMRFTAAEGADGHCEMKNRSLLNRRVLDWLDEQFRA from the coding sequence ATGAGCATGCTGTTCAGGAACGAGTTGCATGAGGATTTCGGCAGCTGGCCGATTGCCTATATTCCCTATGGCGGGGCGGATTTCGGCGAGATCCGGGCTGTGGCGGAAACCGTCGGGGATGGCGATGACGGCGCATTTTACCAGGCGTGGATTTCGGCCGGCGACCGGCTGAAAGAAGAGGCCGAGGCAGCGCTCTCCAGGGGCCATAAGGTCAGCGCGCGCGAGCTTTATCTGAGAGCGAGCGTCTTTTATGCGGCTTCCTATCATCCGCTCTATGGTGCGCCCGTCGATCCGCGCCTGCTTTCCGCCTTCCGCAAGCAGACGGACGCACTGGAAAGAGGGCTTGCGCTCTCGGCGCCGACGATCGAGCCGCTCGCCATTCCGTTCGGCAAGACGCCGATGCCCGGATATTTCGTCCCGGCACAGGGTCTCGAGCATGAGGTGCGGCCGATCGTCATCTTCAACAACGGCTATGACTGCACCATCACTGACACCTATTTCGCCTGCGCCGTCGCGGCTTCGCGGCGGGGCTATCACAGCCTGCTTTTCGACGGTCCCGGCCAGGGCGCCATGCTCTACGAGCACGGCATTCCGCTGCGGCCGGACTGGGACGTGGTCATCAGGGCGGTGGTGGATTTTGCGGTCAACCATTCGCTCGTCGACCCTGATCGGATCGCGCTCAGCGGCTGGAGTCTCGGCGGGCTCCTGGCGCCGCGCGGGGCGGCGGGAGAACCGCGCATTGCCGCGCTCATTGCCGATCCCGGCACATGGAGCATTGCCGACGGTTTTCGCCGGGTCATCATCCAGAAATTCGGCGTCCCGGCGGAAGCGGCGGCCGATCTCGGCGCTCTCGACCAGAAACTGCTGGATACGATGGACGCTTTCCTGCGCGCCAACCCGGTGCTGAACTGGAAGGTGGTGCAGCGCGGTTTCTGGGTGCATGGAGTGGATAATCTCAGGGCCTTCCTCGCCTCGGCCGAACTTTTCACCATGCGGGGACATGCCGAGCGCATTCAATGCCCGACATTGATCACCCAGGCCGAGAATGACGGGCTTGCTGCCGACGCCGGCTTCTTCTTCGATGCATTGCGCGGCCCGAAGACGCTGATGCGGTTCACCGCCGCAGAGGGCGCGGATGGCCATTGCGAGATGAAGAACCGGTCACTGCTCAACAGGCGCGTTCTGGACTGGCTCGACGAGCAATTCAGGGCCTGA
- a CDS encoding acetolactate synthase large subunit: MNGADSLCDTLLANDVSVCFANPGTSEMHFVAALDRKPEMRCILGLSEGVVTGAADGYARMTDRPAATLLHTGPGLANGLANLHNARRARIPVINIVGDHASYHLPLDAPLTSDIEGLAGTMSNWVHRIRSPEDIVGATEAAYRASLSPPGVATLILPADAAWGNVEVDQPIRLPRPEPHAVNMDSVRGVADAIRDAPGEVGILLSGAAARADSLEIAGAIAAARDVRLFCEMQLPRVERGRGRVALTRIPYPIDAALDLLADIDVLVLAGAPEPVAFFAYPGKPGRLVRKGCKVLTLARHGEDLKGALEALRDELDVRQSLPQSRSPVLSDDIVPFGHLTEDAIAVMVAARLPDNAIVCDEGVTSARRFFELSSGAAPHDYLMNTGGSIGCGIPLATGAAVACPDRKVINLQADGSGMYTVQGLWTQARENLDVITIIFANRAYAVLHAEMRNVGVNGIGENARRMMNLDHPAWDWVSIAKGMGVDAAGAHSCEQFADLFESALRRRGPFLIEAII; encoded by the coding sequence ATGAACGGTGCAGACAGCCTGTGTGATACGCTTCTGGCAAACGATGTCAGCGTATGTTTTGCCAATCCCGGTACATCGGAAATGCATTTCGTGGCGGCGCTCGACCGCAAGCCCGAGATGCGTTGCATCCTCGGTCTTTCAGAGGGCGTGGTGACGGGCGCAGCCGACGGCTACGCGCGCATGACCGATCGCCCGGCCGCGACCTTGCTGCATACCGGGCCGGGCCTCGCCAATGGCCTTGCCAATCTCCACAATGCGCGGCGCGCGCGGATACCTGTCATCAACATTGTCGGCGACCATGCGTCCTATCATCTGCCCCTCGATGCGCCGCTGACATCCGACATCGAGGGCCTGGCAGGTACGATGTCCAACTGGGTGCACCGCATCCGCAGCCCGGAAGATATTGTCGGCGCGACGGAGGCTGCCTATCGCGCCTCCTTGTCACCGCCCGGTGTGGCAACGCTCATCCTGCCGGCAGATGCCGCCTGGGGCAATGTCGAAGTGGATCAGCCGATCAGGCTGCCCCGGCCGGAGCCTCATGCCGTAAACATGGACAGCGTGCGCGGGGTTGCCGACGCCATCAGAGATGCGCCCGGCGAGGTCGGCATTCTTCTTAGCGGTGCGGCAGCCCGCGCAGACTCCCTGGAGATCGCGGGTGCAATTGCGGCCGCCAGGGATGTGCGTCTCTTCTGTGAGATGCAACTGCCAAGGGTCGAGCGCGGCCGCGGCCGTGTCGCCCTCACCCGCATCCCCTACCCGATCGACGCTGCGCTGGATCTGCTGGCCGATATCGATGTGCTGGTGCTCGCGGGCGCGCCGGAGCCTGTCGCCTTCTTTGCCTATCCGGGAAAGCCCGGACGGCTGGTGCGCAAAGGCTGCAAGGTTTTGACCCTTGCCAGGCATGGCGAGGATCTGAAAGGCGCGCTGGAGGCGCTGCGGGATGAACTCGACGTGAGGCAGTCGCTGCCTCAATCGCGATCGCCGGTGCTTTCCGACGATATCGTTCCGTTCGGACATCTGACCGAAGATGCGATCGCCGTGATGGTGGCGGCGCGACTTCCCGACAATGCCATCGTCTGCGACGAAGGTGTCACCTCCGCCCGCCGTTTCTTCGAACTTTCGTCCGGCGCGGCGCCCCATGACTACCTGATGAACACGGGCGGCTCGATTGGCTGCGGCATTCCGCTGGCAACGGGTGCAGCGGTTGCCTGTCCCGACCGCAAGGTCATCAACCTGCAGGCGGATGGCAGCGGCATGTATACGGTCCAGGGCCTGTGGACGCAGGCGCGTGAAAATCTCGACGTGATCACGATCATCTTCGCCAACCGCGCCTATGCCGTGCTGCATGCCGAGATGCGCAATGTCGGCGTCAACGGCATCGGCGAGAACGCCCGGCGGATGATGAACCTCGATCACCCGGCCTGGGACTGGGTGTCGATCGCCAAGGGCATGGGCGTCGATGCCGCAGGCGCCCATAGCTGCGAACAATTTGCCGATCTCTTCGAAAGCGCGCTCAGGCGCCGTGGGCCATTTCTCATCGAGGCGATCATTTGA
- a CDS encoding AraC family transcriptional regulator translates to MTASSLQTSPQILLTSAGRAWNGLAAEFLHIPRGISRVPGGDMHRLGIHFGPPVNADCHCGGRRMRRVQKPGDIDVVPAGLDGSWEDDADCRILRVSLDPSRLQQVAEDLGRDFSEIELQPRFQLRDAGIEAICRAIKADLEADIPSDPLYIDLLANALAIRLIETSSDGAPRPGIGREQKLSARQLRMLTEFIETHLDRKLHLADLAVVAGVSVTRLKSLFRNSTGLSVHQYVIRRRVEYARALMTTTDMAASEIALAAGFAHQSHMATTMRRLIGQTPGEILREVGEFRPKLQRPA, encoded by the coding sequence ATGACAGCTTCATCCTTGCAGACCTCGCCGCAGATCCTGCTGACCAGCGCCGGACGGGCGTGGAATGGGCTCGCGGCCGAATTCCTGCATATCCCGCGCGGAATCTCCCGCGTTCCGGGTGGTGACATGCATCGTCTCGGCATCCACTTCGGTCCGCCCGTCAATGCCGATTGCCACTGCGGCGGCAGGCGCATGCGCCGCGTCCAGAAGCCGGGCGATATCGACGTCGTCCCGGCCGGCCTCGACGGGTCCTGGGAGGATGATGCCGATTGCCGGATTCTGCGCGTAAGTCTCGATCCCTCGCGGCTGCAGCAGGTCGCGGAAGATCTCGGGCGGGATTTCAGCGAGATCGAGCTGCAGCCAAGATTCCAGCTGCGCGATGCCGGCATCGAGGCGATCTGCCGGGCGATCAAGGCGGATCTGGAGGCCGATATCCCGTCCGACCCGCTCTATATCGATCTTCTCGCCAACGCGCTTGCCATCCGGCTGATCGAGACGTCGAGCGATGGCGCTCCCCGGCCAGGAATTGGTCGTGAACAAAAACTCTCGGCCCGGCAATTGCGGATGTTGACGGAATTCATCGAGACCCATCTGGACCGGAAGCTGCATCTGGCGGATCTGGCTGTCGTTGCCGGCGTCAGCGTCACAAGGCTGAAGAGCCTGTTTCGCAACAGCACCGGCCTTTCCGTGCACCAATATGTCATCCGCCGCCGCGTCGAATATGCCCGTGCCCTGATGACGACGACGGATATGGCCGCAAGCGAGATTGCCCTTGCCGCAGGCTTTGCCCATCAAAGCCATATGGCGACGACCATGCGCCGGCTCATCGGCCAGACACCCGGAGAGATCTTGCGCGAAGTGGGCGAATTCCGCCCGAAATTGCAAAGACCGGCCTGA
- a CDS encoding NAD(P)H-binding protein, which translates to MIAILGAAGKIGYSTARTLREAGVPVRAILRDPAKADRLRAIGCEVAFADLQDARALAAAISDADSVQVILPADPRAEDIKGDMRRSIESIAGALEEARPALVLAISDYGAHLGEGFAMPSMFYQFEQRLRQLDMRRIFLRSAEHMEGWGRVAPIAIATGILPSFHDPVEKQIPNVSAQDVGRIAADLLLRPDIETREQIVHAEGPRRYSASDVAAALSQLLGRTITAEALPRSQWRESLGRVMSASAADLLTELYEVHSRGGLIEVEPNARDIRKGSTELVDALRPVVAER; encoded by the coding sequence ATGATTGCAATCCTCGGAGCCGCCGGAAAGATCGGCTATTCGACCGCCAGGACGCTGCGCGAGGCAGGGGTGCCGGTGCGCGCCATCCTGCGCGATCCGGCAAAGGCTGACCGCCTGCGCGCCATCGGCTGCGAAGTCGCATTTGCCGATCTGCAGGACGCCAGGGCGCTTGCCGCAGCGATATCGGATGCCGACAGCGTTCAGGTCATTCTGCCGGCCGACCCTCGGGCCGAGGACATAAAAGGCGATATGCGCCGCTCGATCGAAAGCATTGCCGGGGCATTGGAAGAGGCGCGCCCTGCCCTCGTGCTTGCCATTTCCGATTACGGCGCCCATCTCGGCGAAGGCTTCGCCATGCCGAGCATGTTCTACCAGTTCGAACAGCGCCTTCGCCAGCTCGATATGCGCCGGATCTTTCTGCGGTCGGCCGAGCATATGGAAGGCTGGGGCCGCGTCGCGCCGATAGCGATCGCAACCGGCATCCTGCCGAGCTTTCATGACCCGGTCGAAAAGCAGATCCCCAACGTCTCGGCACAGGATGTCGGCCGCATCGCCGCCGATCTCCTGCTTCGGCCCGACATCGAGACGCGCGAACAGATCGTTCATGCGGAAGGCCCGCGCCGCTATAGCGCCAGCGACGTGGCTGCAGCGCTGAGCCAGCTGCTGGGGCGCACGATTACCGCTGAAGCCCTGCCCCGCTCGCAATGGCGGGAAAGCCTGGGCCGGGTGATGAGCGCCAGCGCTGCAGATCTTCTGACCGAGCTCTACGAGGTTCACAGCAGGGGCGGCCTCATCGAGGTCGAGCCGAATGCGCGCGATATCCGAAAAGGCTCCACCGAACTTGTCGACGCACTGAGGCCTGTTGTCGCCGAACGGTGA
- a CDS encoding DUF1232 domain-containing protein gives MGEWLTAAKRWARSVKRDVVALWIAARDDRTPLMAKIVAGAVAAYALSPVDLIPDFVPVLGYLDDLIIVPLGILIAIRLIPAPLMSEFRDMATERTQRPVSRLGLVAVVIVWLLAAALCLWLARDLFRR, from the coding sequence ATGGGTGAATGGTTGACGGCGGCAAAACGATGGGCGCGGAGCGTGAAGCGCGATGTCGTCGCGCTCTGGATTGCCGCGCGCGACGATCGCACGCCCCTGATGGCCAAGATCGTCGCCGGCGCGGTTGCTGCCTACGCCCTTTCCCCTGTTGACCTCATACCCGATTTCGTGCCGGTGCTCGGCTATCTCGATGATCTCATCATCGTGCCGCTCGGCATCCTCATCGCGATCCGCCTTATTCCCGCGCCGCTGATGTCGGAATTCAGGGACATGGCCACCGAGCGCACGCAGCGCCCGGTCAGCCGTTTGGGGCTTGTTGCGGTCGTGATCGTCTGGCTGCTCGCAGCCGCCCTCTGCCTCTGGCTTGCGCGGGACCTGTTTCGTCGCTGA
- a CDS encoding LysR substrate-binding domain-containing protein, producing MTRAADELGRTHGAVSKQLQLLQEQLGLPVFEKSGTGLRLNEDGAAFFTTVSRAFDLLEERYQELKSSRNEASVHLSCSATFAMVWLVPRLAEFYSLYPNCRVQLTMSSSARDAGPNRARDGVDIMLSWDRLSRPQFRREHIPLASVSFGLVSAPDYPFSANGDDFSFPARISPDSLSEQWTNWQAATGHRISAQSELYFPHMYLCVSAAVSGLGVALVERRFALNELKSGKLVERSEFLTYENGFVAVIQPGRALSPAAGHFLDWLRSAFVRE from the coding sequence GTGACACGGGCAGCCGATGAGCTGGGGCGCACGCACGGTGCCGTCTCGAAGCAGCTGCAGCTTTTGCAGGAGCAGCTTGGGCTTCCCGTGTTCGAGAAGTCGGGCACCGGCCTTCGGCTGAATGAGGATGGGGCGGCCTTCTTCACCACGGTGTCGCGGGCCTTCGATCTTCTGGAGGAGCGCTATCAGGAGCTGAAGTCGAGCCGGAACGAAGCGAGCGTGCATCTTTCCTGCAGCGCTACTTTCGCCATGGTCTGGCTGGTGCCGCGTCTGGCGGAATTCTACAGCCTCTATCCGAATTGCCGCGTGCAGCTGACCATGTCATCGAGCGCCCGTGACGCCGGCCCGAACCGGGCGAGGGACGGGGTGGATATCATGCTGAGCTGGGATCGGCTGTCACGGCCGCAGTTCAGGCGTGAGCATATCCCGCTCGCCTCCGTTTCCTTTGGCCTCGTGTCGGCACCGGATTATCCATTCAGCGCGAATGGCGATGATTTCAGCTTCCCAGCCCGCATTTCGCCCGACAGTTTGAGCGAACAATGGACCAACTGGCAGGCGGCGACCGGGCACAGGATCTCGGCGCAGTCGGAGCTCTACTTCCCGCATATGTATCTTTGTGTCAGCGCCGCCGTCAGCGGGCTTGGCGTGGCCTTGGTGGAGCGGCGTTTTGCGCTGAACGAGCTGAAAAGCGGCAAGCTGGTGGAACGGTCGGAATTCCTGACTTACGAGAACGGTTTCGTGGCCGTCATTCAGCCTGGCCGCGCGCTCTCGCCGGCAGCGGGCCATTTCCTCGACTGGCTGCGCAGCGCCTTCGTGCGGGAATAG
- a CDS encoding DUF1127 domain-containing protein: MHVTDTLRMWRERWTERRLFARELDTLPDETLRDFGMTREAAFEQSHRPFWRA, encoded by the coding sequence ATGCATGTGACCGACACGCTCCGCATGTGGCGCGAACGCTGGACCGAACGTCGCCTCTTCGCACGCGAGCTGGATACTTTGCCTGACGAAACGCTCAGGGATTTCGGCATGACCCGTGAAGCCGCCTTCGAGCAGAGCCACCGACCCTTCTGGCGTGCGTAG
- a CDS encoding NmrA family NAD(P)-binding protein gives MYVILGASGHIGSVVIDALRASGEKVIAVAHSADKAAAIARDGIEPVVADVTDTGQLRSILQKGRRAFLLNPPADIKGDTNAGELKTASTIAAALEGSGLEKLVLVSTYGALDGAGIGDLSVLYEFERLVKATGIPVAINRGAYYFTNLDMLLQPAKETGRLLTPFPEDMKIPMVAPRDLGEAAAARLRSPSEDIGIDHVEGPERYSFADVAKAFSSRLGRPVTAETIPRERFEEYYLGLGFSWAAARCYAKMAEVTIDTGFEMPTRRHWGRTTLDQHLEALQEHQ, from the coding sequence ATGTATGTCATCCTTGGCGCGTCCGGACATATAGGCTCTGTCGTTATCGACGCATTGCGGGCGTCGGGCGAGAAAGTCATCGCTGTCGCTCACAGTGCAGACAAGGCCGCCGCCATCGCACGCGACGGTATCGAACCTGTCGTCGCCGATGTCACCGATACTGGGCAGCTTCGATCGATCCTGCAAAAAGGGCGTCGCGCTTTTCTCTTGAACCCGCCGGCCGATATCAAGGGCGACACCAACGCCGGGGAACTGAAGACCGCCAGCACTATTGCCGCCGCACTTGAAGGATCCGGGCTGGAGAAGCTCGTCCTGGTGTCCACCTATGGAGCGCTTGATGGCGCCGGCATCGGCGATCTCTCGGTGCTGTACGAATTCGAACGCCTCGTGAAGGCAACCGGCATTCCGGTGGCGATCAATCGCGGTGCATATTACTTCACCAATCTCGACATGCTTCTGCAGCCTGCGAAAGAGACCGGGCGCCTGCTCACTCCCTTCCCCGAGGACATGAAGATACCGATGGTGGCGCCAAGGGATCTGGGGGAAGCCGCCGCTGCACGCCTCAGGAGCCCGAGCGAGGATATCGGGATAGACCATGTCGAAGGTCCGGAGCGTTATTCCTTCGCCGATGTCGCCAAGGCGTTTTCATCGCGTCTCGGCCGCCCGGTTACAGCCGAGACGATCCCTCGCGAAAGGTTCGAGGAATATTATCTCGGACTTGGCTTCTCCTGGGCTGCCGCCCGTTGCTACGCAAAGATGGCAGAGGTCACCATCGACACCGGCTTTGAAATGCCCACCCGTCGCCATTGGGGCAGGACGACGCTGGATCAGCACCTCGAAGCACTTCAAGAACATCAGTGA
- a CDS encoding cupin domain-containing protein gives MRTIMIMAAGALLIAGAMQLTKANAEQPIQRTDLVQNDIDVPGHEAVQVRVDFAPGAFAVKHHHPGEEIAYVVEGTLEYELDGQKPVTLKAGQSLFIPSGVAHSARNVGDGKASELATYIVTKGSPLVVPVK, from the coding sequence ATGAGGACCATCATGATCATGGCAGCAGGCGCACTCCTCATTGCGGGTGCAATGCAGCTGACCAAGGCCAACGCCGAGCAGCCCATCCAGCGTACCGATCTCGTTCAGAACGACATCGACGTGCCCGGTCACGAGGCGGTGCAGGTTCGCGTCGACTTCGCCCCCGGCGCCTTCGCCGTGAAGCATCACCATCCGGGCGAGGAAATCGCCTATGTGGTCGAAGGCACGCTGGAATATGAGCTGGACGGACAGAAGCCGGTGACGCTGAAAGCCGGCCAGTCGCTGTTCATCCCCTCGGGCGTTGCCCATTCCGCCAGGAATGTCGGCGACGGCAAGGCCTCCGAACTCGCAACCTATATCGTCACGAAGGGCTCGCCGCTCGTCGTGCCGGTGAAATAG
- a CDS encoding sigma-70 family RNA polymerase sigma factor gives MRERPIGLFDVRYRAFLETVSDIRAQLHRYCARMTGSRLDGEDLMQETLFEAYMKIETLDEAHRLKSWLFRIAHNRCIDFLRRRDARERAESTYSDDIGVVAAEPAASDARRAIERLVGSLPPKERACVLLKDVFDYSLEETAELVDSTVGGVKAALSRGRAKLAGLPAEPTGEPSRPLDPDTALLLQRYVDLFNRHDWDGVRGLTSADARLRVADCFDGLLRNSPYFVEYEKNTEPWTMEFGAIDGEPVLLVLFQQGDLWRVAWPVRVHVVGGIIDRIEDYYACPWVIGNASETDLELMAGSVVSQGG, from the coding sequence ATGCGGGAGCGACCGATCGGTCTATTCGACGTGCGATATCGAGCCTTCCTCGAGACGGTGTCAGACATTCGTGCCCAACTGCATCGCTACTGCGCCCGCATGACCGGCTCACGGCTCGACGGTGAGGATCTCATGCAGGAAACGCTATTCGAGGCTTACATGAAGATCGAGACCCTTGATGAGGCCCACAGGCTGAAGTCCTGGCTGTTTCGCATCGCTCACAATCGCTGCATAGACTTTCTGAGGCGACGCGATGCGCGCGAGCGTGCGGAGAGCACCTATTCAGATGACATCGGAGTCGTCGCTGCGGAGCCGGCTGCGAGTGATGCACGTCGCGCCATCGAACGGCTGGTCGGCAGCCTGCCGCCCAAAGAGCGCGCCTGCGTCCTCCTGAAGGATGTGTTCGACTATTCGCTGGAGGAGACCGCAGAACTCGTGGATTCGACGGTTGGCGGCGTCAAAGCCGCGCTCTCCCGTGGACGGGCGAAGCTCGCCGGCTTGCCCGCTGAACCGACCGGCGAACCGAGCCGCCCGCTTGATCCCGACACGGCGCTGCTCCTGCAGCGCTATGTTGACCTCTTCAACCGCCATGATTGGGATGGTGTGCGGGGTCTCACCAGCGCCGATGCCCGATTGCGGGTCGCCGACTGCTTCGACGGTCTGCTCAGAAACTCTCCCTATTTCGTCGAATACGAGAAAAACACGGAACCGTGGACCATGGAGTTTGGGGCGATCGACGGGGAGCCTGTCCTGCTCGTGCTCTTCCAGCAAGGAGATCTGTGGCGGGTCGCATGGCCGGTTCGCGTCCATGTCGTCGGCGGCATTATCGACCGCATTGAAGATTATTATGCCTGCCCGTGGGTCATTGGAAACGCCTCGGAAACCGATCTGGAGCTCATGGCCGGGTCCGTCGTCTCGCAAGGAGGATGA